The Corvus moneduloides isolate bCorMon1 chromosome 25, bCorMon1.pri, whole genome shotgun sequence genome includes a window with the following:
- the KCNJ1 gene encoding ATP-sensitive inward rectifier potassium channel 1 — protein sequence MFSYLRERFTSHLRERSRRRARLVSKDGRCNIEFGNVEQSRFVFLIDIWTTILDLRWRYKMTIFISAFLGSWFLFGLLWYVVAYIHKDLPEFNPSINHTPCVENINGLTSAFLFSLETQVTIGYGFRCVTEQCATAIFLLIFQSILGVIINSFMCGAILAKISRSKNRAKTITFSKNAVISKRGGKLCLLIRVANLRKSLLIGSHIYGKLLKTTITPEGETIILDQVNIEFVVDAGNENLFFISPLTIYHIIDKNSPFFHMAAETLLQQDFELVVFLDGTVEATSATCQVRTSYIPEEVLWGYRFAPMVSKTKEGKYRVDFQNFSKTVAVDTPHCAFCLTNEKEAKAKEKKGYDNPGFVLSEVSETSDTKM from the coding sequence ATGTTCAGCTACCTCCGGGAACGCTTCACCAGCCACCTCCGGGAGCGCAGCCGGCGCCGGGCCAGGCTCGTCTCCAAGGATGGGAGGTGCAACATCGAGTTTGGCAACGTGGAACAGTCCAGATTTGTCTTCTTGATCGACATATGGACAACCATCCTGGACCTCAGGTGGAGGTACAAGATGACCATCTTCATCTCGGCCTTCCTGGGCAGCTGGTTCCTGTTCGGGCTGCTCTGGTACGTCGTGGCCTACATCCACAAAGACCTGCCTGAGTTCAACCCCTCCATCAACCACACCCCCTGTGTGGAGAACATCAATGGCCTCACCTCAgccttcctcttctccctggaGACCCAGGTGACCATAGGCTACGGCTTCAGGTGTGTCACAGAGCAGTGTGCCACTGCCATCTTCCTGCTCATCTTCCAGTCCATCCTGGGAGTCATCATCAATTCCTTCATGTGTGGGGCCATTCTGGCCAAGATCTCCAGGTCCAAAAACCGGGCCAAGACCATTACGTTCAGCAAGAACGCCGTCATCAGCAAGCGCGGGGGGAAGCTGTGCCTCCTGATCCGCGTGGCCAACCTCCGGAAGAGCCTGCTGATTGGGAGCCACATCTATGGGAAGCTGTTGAAGACCACCATCACCCCCGAGGGGGAGACCATCATCCTGGACCAGGTCAACATCGAATTCGTGGTGGATGCTGGCAACGAGAATCTCTTCTTCATCTCGCCACTCACCATTTACCACATCATAGACAAGAACAGCCCCTTCTTCCACATGGCAGCAGAAactctcctgcagcaggactTTGAGCTGGTGGTGTTTTTGGATGGCACCGTGgaggccaccagtgccacctGCCAGGTGAGGACATCCTATATCCCTGAGGAGGTGCTCTGGGGGTACCGCTTCGCTCCCATGGTGTCCAAGACCAAAGAAGGGAAATACAGAGTGGACTTCCAGAACTTCAGCAAGACAGTGGCCGTGGACACTCCCCACTGTGCCTTCTGTCTCACCAACGAGAAGGAAGCCAAAGCCAAAGAGAAGAAAGGTTATGACAATCCTGGCTTTGTCTTGTCTGAAGTCAGTGAAACCAGCGACACAAAAATGTAG